A portion of the Candidatus Binataceae bacterium genome contains these proteins:
- a CDS encoding putative sulfate exporter family transporter encodes MSTAVPTVENSASALPGGATISPLRVELSAANSANLAARILFPLLAVATLLPFVSPGIALMVGIAFALTLGNPYPLTAARTITPLLQISVIGLGTGMNLVEVGRAGVHGFFYTVIGISLTITIGLLMGRLLRTGRDTSLLVTVGTAICGGSAIAAVAPAIRAKSHEVSVALATVFFLNAVALLIFPAIGHHFAMSQEQFGVWSALAIHDTSSVVGAAMQYGARALEIATTIKLTRALWIVPVTLVIGVIWNRGSEEASGGKAKRPWFILGFLAAAALVTWLPSLKPAGHVIFLGAQRSLVITLFLIGSGLSRSALQVVGRRPLMQGFFLWVIMGSATLGAILLGWIR; translated from the coding sequence ATGAGCACGGCTGTGCCGACGGTCGAAAACAGCGCCTCGGCGCTGCCCGGGGGAGCAACGATCTCTCCTCTCCGAGTGGAGCTGAGCGCTGCAAATTCCGCGAACCTCGCAGCGCGCATTTTATTTCCGCTGCTCGCGGTGGCGACGCTTCTGCCCTTCGTTTCGCCAGGCATTGCGCTGATGGTCGGGATCGCATTCGCGCTTACTTTGGGCAATCCCTATCCGCTGACCGCGGCGCGAACGATTACGCCGCTGCTGCAGATCTCGGTGATCGGGCTCGGCACGGGAATGAACTTGGTTGAGGTCGGGCGGGCAGGAGTGCACGGATTCTTCTACACGGTGATCGGAATCTCGCTTACGATCACAATCGGTCTTTTGATGGGCCGACTGCTCCGCACCGGACGCGATACATCGCTGCTGGTGACGGTGGGCACCGCGATTTGTGGCGGCAGCGCGATCGCAGCGGTCGCGCCCGCGATCCGCGCGAAGAGTCACGAGGTTTCAGTGGCATTGGCGACGGTGTTTTTCCTCAACGCTGTCGCGCTGCTGATCTTCCCCGCGATCGGCCATCACTTCGCCATGAGCCAGGAGCAATTTGGCGTATGGAGCGCGCTCGCGATTCATGACACCAGCTCGGTGGTAGGCGCTGCGATGCAGTATGGTGCGCGCGCGCTCGAAATTGCGACGACGATCAAGCTGACCCGCGCGCTTTGGATCGTCCCGGTCACTCTGGTCATCGGCGTGATCTGGAATCGTGGTAGCGAGGAAGCCAGTGGAGGAAAGGCTAAGCGTCCGTGGTTCATCCTGGGATTTCTTGCGGCTGCCGCGCTGGTCACCTGGCTACCCTCGCTCAAACCGGCGGGCCACGTGATCTTCCTGGGCGCGCAGCGCTCATTGGTGATCACCTTGTTTCTCATCGGCTCGGGATTGAGCCGGAGCGCGCTGCAGGTCGTGGGACGGCGGCCGCTGATGCAGGGCTTTTTCCTCTGGGTGATCATGGGAAGTGCCACCCTTGGCGCCATCCTGCTCGGTTGGATTCGATAA